The genomic interval ACCGGGGTGGACTTCAAATTTGCCCAAAATGTCTGAGCGACGACGAATACCCATATTTTAGGCGGCATTGGCGATTTGCGTGGCATACAGCCTGTTACAGGCACTCCATTCGACTCATTGATCGTTGTCCATCATGTGACTCACCGATTGAACCTCATCGGCTGGAGGCACATAACGGACATCTGGTAAGTTGCGTGAGGTGTCAATTCGATTATCGGAATATCGAGTGCCAGCCGCACAACAAACATGCCCTGGATTTTCAAAACTTAGCTGATCAAGTACTCAAACACAGGCAGGCCATATATTGGAACCAGTTAGTTCTCGGACATGATTGGTTTGCTCTATGTCGTTTTATCATTGCACTGACTCGTCGAGTGCTGCGAAGACCATTATCCAAACTCACAGCCGTACTCAAAGATTTTGGCATCGATGTCTACGAGCCGAATGTTTCTCTATTCAGTCACCAACTGGAAATGTTGTCGGTGACCAATCGGGAACGACTTATGGCTGCGACATTCAAATTTCTGAATATCAATCCTGATCAACTGCTACAGTCTCTTGATGCTGCAGGTGTAAGCCAGAATTCATTAACTGAATGGAAGGTTTCAATCCCTCCAACACTTCACTTTTTAACACAGTTAGATATTTGTCATCGATCTCGCCGATCTATTGAAATTCATACAAAAGTGCCGCGCTCAAAGCGAGCTGTCCTTATAGCTTGGCATCGAGTGAGACGTAATACTCGGAGTTAATACAATGAGGAGGACTCAGTGACTGCGTGAAAATGGTCAAATAGGCTAACTTATTGATTTTCTAGAGATTTCAGCATGATACTTCGATTAAGATCAATTGAGATCTCGGATGGTATCGCTCAGACCGTTTTCCGCATCTGCCAATAAACCGGGCACCTCGCGCCGGACAACCGCCGTACCAGCGAGCTTGGCCGTATGTATATACGGATTGTTCAGATGCTG from Gynuella sunshinyii YC6258 carries:
- a CDS encoding TniQ family protein, translated to MTERWAIPISFLPQESTYSWLIRTALAHGCDPLALTGFLWPDWRAWTTDLDREISEDRLSALTRYSGIPIKRFQQSFLISDVSLITGMPPPKHGTWPWILALGTRNRTYRGGLQICPKCLSDDEYPYFRRHWRFAWHTACYRHSIRLIDRCPSCDSPIEPHRLEAHNGHLVSCVRCQFDYRNIECQPHNKHALDFQNLADQVLKHRQAIYWNQLVLGHDWFALCRFIIALTRRVLRRPLSKLTAVLKDFGIDVYEPNVSLFSHQLEMLSVTNRERLMAATFKFLNINPDQLLQSLDAAGVSQNSLTEWKVSIPPTLHFLTQLDICHRSRRSIEIHTKVPRSKRAVLIAWHRVRRNTRS